The Novipirellula caenicola genome includes a region encoding these proteins:
- a CDS encoding DUF1559 domain-containing protein has protein sequence MKFLRVRQGFTLVELLVVIAIIGVLVGLLLPAVQAAREAARRMQCSNNVKQIGLGLHNYHSAYGRFPEHLGGTYINQDGGARNTDISNVRRLSFLVGILPFVEQQALWEQISNPLDGYPAMGPGPWKTGYKPWTTELATFRCPSDPATSTGLGYTNYAACVGDASNMTNIGGKNEEGYYRDDNSWQQGPDSDENWVVERSGATKRGVFVGRHFTKFRDILDGTANTIAVGEIGCSLGDRSVVGDVLRVGGSFSGGSPHEPAAIDKDSRDPARPSFLVAGNTFARGSRWADGYLTYSGFQTIIPPNGVSAVVNNDRDEGFLSAGSRHQGGCHVLMADGAVKFITDSIESGNQNQAPVQVRGPWPPSGSKSPYGLWGALGTKASKEVESLE, from the coding sequence ATGAAGTTTCTTCGAGTCCGGCAAGGGTTCACCCTTGTCGAGTTATTGGTGGTCATCGCAATCATCGGTGTTCTCGTCGGTTTGTTGCTTCCGGCGGTTCAAGCGGCCCGCGAGGCGGCGCGTCGGATGCAGTGCAGCAATAACGTCAAGCAAATCGGCTTGGGGCTGCACAACTACCACAGTGCCTACGGCCGATTCCCAGAACATCTGGGCGGCACCTACATCAACCAAGATGGCGGCGCCAGGAACACTGACATCAGTAATGTGCGACGGCTCAGCTTTTTGGTTGGAATTTTGCCATTCGTCGAGCAACAAGCTCTGTGGGAGCAAATCAGCAATCCACTCGATGGCTATCCCGCAATGGGGCCTGGTCCGTGGAAGACGGGCTACAAACCCTGGACGACCGAGTTGGCGACATTCCGTTGCCCAAGTGATCCCGCCACCTCGACCGGTCTTGGTTACACGAACTACGCGGCTTGCGTAGGGGATGCGTCAAACATGACCAACATCGGCGGAAAGAACGAGGAAGGTTACTATCGAGACGACAATAGTTGGCAGCAAGGACCCGATAGTGACGAAAACTGGGTGGTCGAACGCAGTGGTGCCACAAAACGCGGCGTCTTTGTTGGTCGGCACTTTACAAAATTCCGCGACATTCTCGATGGCACCGCAAACACCATCGCAGTGGGTGAAATTGGTTGTTCGCTCGGCGACCGATCGGTCGTGGGCGACGTGTTGCGAGTTGGCGGATCCTTCTCGGGCGGTTCGCCCCATGAACCCGCCGCTATCGACAAGGACAGTCGTGACCCTGCACGGCCAAGTTTCCTAGTCGCCGGAAATACCTTTGCTCGTGGTAGCCGCTGGGCCGATGGCTATTTGACCTACTCGGGATTCCAAACGATTATCCCGCCAAACGGCGTGAGTGCAGTCGTTAACAACGATCGCGACGAAGGTTTTCTATCAGCAGGCAGCCGCCACCAAGGTGGATGTCATGTGCTGATGGCCGATGGGGCAGTGAAATTTATCACCGACAGCATCGAGTCAGGCAACCAGAATCAAGCGCCCGTCCAGGTGCGAGGCCCGTGGCCGCCATCGGGAAGCAAGAGCCCTTACGGACTGTGGGGGGCACTTGGCACCAAGGCCAGCAAAGAAGTGGAATCGCTCGAATAG
- a CDS encoding multiheme c-type cytochrome encodes MQRKWIVVVLGIIVIPTFLWMQRDNGDHRQAQQLIEREKRLAIAEPSESIQSSDFDLAASADRGLGQPLPNDFLSSWVAEDGYWFVGYPRADVGVEIPFAPGKIAKTSTNTEPVNENPGFMGAQSCRECHAEKFDSFIHTAHFQTSRLATPETVHGDFSEGRNKMTTREPNVTFHMVQRDDQLYQRVNFYGWRFEVPMQIVFGSAKMGESYLYWHGDQLYQHNVTYLTDPDHWVNSPGYVDGDAAYARPIPSRCVECHTTYADFREERNHYTPGSLILGISCERCHGPGREHVTFHQTHPDSREAKAITNPRQLTRQQQLDICGQCHSGTAPRKTTPFAFRPGDRVTDHFDMSKAHLDDNRVHTSNQLNRLSRSECFQASEMTCADCHNPHQLERGDMQLFSQRCIQCHPPQQCGMAESIGDRITENCIDCHMPLRNTKKLRFETAAGKLFPPLRDHHVRIDEMATETYLRSTASESSASE; translated from the coding sequence TTGCAACGCAAGTGGATCGTCGTCGTTTTAGGCATCATCGTGATACCGACCTTCCTTTGGATGCAGCGTGACAACGGCGATCATCGACAAGCTCAGCAACTCATCGAGCGTGAGAAGCGTCTCGCTATCGCTGAACCAAGCGAATCGATCCAATCGAGCGATTTCGACCTGGCGGCCTCCGCCGATCGAGGACTCGGACAACCGCTTCCCAACGACTTTCTAAGCTCGTGGGTCGCAGAAGATGGGTATTGGTTTGTCGGTTACCCTCGCGCGGACGTGGGGGTCGAAATTCCGTTCGCCCCGGGAAAGATCGCGAAGACCAGCACCAATACAGAACCCGTGAATGAAAACCCTGGATTCATGGGGGCACAATCCTGCCGTGAATGCCACGCGGAAAAATTTGACTCGTTCATCCACACCGCACATTTTCAAACCAGTCGATTGGCAACGCCTGAAACGGTTCACGGGGATTTCAGCGAAGGCCGCAACAAGATGACGACCCGCGAACCGAATGTGACGTTCCACATGGTCCAGCGGGATGACCAACTGTACCAGAGAGTCAATTTCTACGGATGGCGATTTGAGGTACCGATGCAAATCGTGTTTGGGTCAGCCAAGATGGGCGAGTCCTATCTTTACTGGCACGGCGACCAACTGTATCAGCACAACGTCACCTACCTTACCGATCCCGACCATTGGGTGAACAGCCCAGGGTATGTCGATGGTGATGCAGCGTATGCACGCCCCATTCCCTCGCGATGCGTCGAGTGTCATACGACCTACGCTGATTTTCGCGAAGAACGCAATCACTACACGCCTGGGTCACTTATTTTGGGGATATCGTGCGAACGTTGTCATGGTCCGGGACGCGAGCATGTCACTTTTCATCAAACGCATCCTGATTCGCGTGAAGCAAAGGCAATCACGAACCCTCGACAATTGACACGTCAACAGCAACTTGACATTTGCGGACAGTGCCACTCGGGAACGGCCCCCCGAAAAACGACGCCTTTCGCTTTTCGTCCGGGTGATCGTGTTACCGACCATTTTGATATGAGCAAGGCGCACCTGGATGACAACCGCGTTCACACCAGCAATCAACTCAATCGATTATCGCGGAGCGAGTGCTTCCAAGCATCAGAGATGACCTGCGCCGATTGCCATAACCCGCACCAATTGGAACGAGGTGACATGCAGCTTTTTTCGCAGCGATGCATTCAGTGCCACCCCCCTCAACAATGCGGCATGGCGGAATCCATTGGCGATCGAATCACAGAGAACTGTATCGATTGCCATATGCCACTTCGCAACACCAAAAAGCTGAGGTTTGAAACCGCAGCAGGAAAATTGTTCCCACCGCTTCGTGACCACCACGTTCGCATCGACGAGATGGCGACGGAAACCTACCTTCGTTCGACAGCCTCGGAATCGTCCGCATCGGAATAA
- the treZ gene encoding malto-oligosyltrehalose trehalohydrolase: protein MKHSLSSQFESSLIDWANTAPHQTLGATLVGNNQTRFVVWAPERDQVEVELVEQDRRIKLQKNDDGYHVGLVEDCGPSTRYFYRCDGGPQRPDPVSRYQPLGVHGPSEVVDPAFDWTDSQWQSVKRDDLIIYEMHVGAFTPSGTFLSAIERLDELVELGVTAIELMPLADAAGRWNWGYDGVNWFAPNHNYGTPTDLKQLVDAAHQKGLAVIVDVVYNHLGPEGNYLGEFAPYFSAKHGTPWGDAPNFDDPQWGSEVRRYVIANAIYWLDEFHIDGLRVDAIHCTRDDSDPHIVAEMSEAVRRWSEAANRDALLIAESNVHDPEMNRPLAEGGIGFDAQWCDDFLHSVFAVVRPGEQLSNRVYRSGTDLAQSLSKGFVFEGTMRKARSRQTPDTRTETHGLVYSIQNHDFIGNHPLAKRLDQLTSPATQKSAAALLCLTPAIPMLFMGEEFASTRPFLFFVDFTDAELQQAVVNGRRLEYPQHDWSEGLLPTEEAAFRSSKLESRENGNQSMLQWYQSLIKLRKQWRASGLLSDANIQTHYDRESSLYQIRYARGPETATVYSRLTTNETDAGPITIEPTGELLLDSLPETSVEHVAVNELLLNQAKIFYSSGS from the coding sequence ATGAAACATTCGCTATCTTCGCAATTTGAATCCTCACTTATTGACTGGGCAAACACTGCCCCCCACCAAACGCTCGGTGCGACGCTGGTCGGAAACAACCAGACCCGCTTTGTCGTCTGGGCGCCCGAGCGCGACCAAGTCGAAGTCGAGCTGGTCGAGCAAGACCGAAGAATTAAATTGCAAAAAAATGACGATGGTTACCACGTGGGACTTGTCGAGGATTGTGGTCCATCAACGCGTTATTTCTATCGCTGTGACGGTGGTCCACAGCGGCCTGATCCTGTGTCCCGTTATCAACCGCTCGGGGTGCATGGACCGAGCGAAGTAGTCGACCCTGCGTTCGATTGGACCGATTCGCAGTGGCAATCGGTCAAGCGAGACGATTTGATCATTTACGAAATGCACGTGGGTGCGTTCACACCCTCGGGCACCTTTCTCAGTGCGATCGAGCGACTGGATGAACTGGTCGAACTCGGCGTGACGGCGATCGAATTGATGCCGCTGGCCGATGCGGCGGGCCGCTGGAATTGGGGCTACGATGGCGTGAATTGGTTCGCACCGAACCACAATTATGGAACGCCGACAGATCTGAAACAGCTTGTCGATGCGGCCCACCAAAAAGGATTGGCGGTGATCGTCGATGTGGTCTACAACCACCTTGGTCCCGAAGGCAATTATCTGGGTGAGTTTGCTCCCTACTTTTCCGCAAAACACGGCACGCCGTGGGGCGATGCGCCAAATTTCGATGATCCGCAGTGGGGCAGCGAAGTCCGCCGCTACGTGATCGCCAACGCGATCTACTGGCTTGACGAATTTCATATCGACGGGCTCCGTGTCGACGCAATTCACTGCACCCGCGATGACAGCGACCCGCACATCGTCGCCGAGATGAGCGAGGCGGTACGGCGTTGGTCCGAAGCAGCAAACCGAGACGCGCTATTAATCGCCGAATCCAACGTGCACGATCCCGAGATGAATCGACCGCTTGCCGAAGGCGGGATCGGGTTTGATGCCCAGTGGTGCGACGATTTTTTGCACAGCGTGTTTGCCGTGGTGCGTCCGGGTGAGCAACTTTCCAATCGCGTCTATCGCTCGGGAACCGACTTGGCTCAGTCGCTATCCAAAGGATTTGTCTTTGAAGGGACGATGCGAAAGGCACGCAGCCGACAGACGCCGGATACGCGAACCGAGACCCATGGACTGGTTTATTCGATCCAAAACCACGACTTCATCGGCAACCATCCGCTAGCCAAAAGACTGGATCAATTGACTTCACCTGCGACACAGAAGTCGGCGGCGGCGCTGTTATGTTTGACGCCGGCGATTCCGATGCTGTTCATGGGCGAAGAATTTGCCTCGACCCGGCCGTTTTTATTCTTCGTCGATTTTACCGACGCGGAACTGCAACAGGCTGTGGTCAACGGACGACGACTCGAGTATCCACAGCACGATTGGTCCGAAGGCCTATTGCCGACCGAAGAGGCCGCGTTCCGGTCCTCGAAACTGGAATCACGAGAGAACGGAAACCAAAGCATGTTGCAGTGGTACCAATCGCTGATCAAGCTGAGAAAGCAGTGGCGAGCATCAGGTTTATTGAGTGATGCGAACATTCAAACGCATTACGATCGTGAATCGAGTCTGTATCAAATCCGCTACGCACGAGGGCCGGAAACGGCGACCGTCTATTCGCGACTAACGACGAACGAAACCGATGCAGGCCCGATCACCATCGAGCCCACCGGCGAGTTGCTGCTCGACTCACTACCGGAAACCTCGGTCGAACACGTTGCCGTCAATGAATTGCTGCTCAACCAAGCCAAAATCTTCTACTCAAGCGGTTCGTAG
- a CDS encoding endonuclease/exonuclease/phosphatase family protein, producing the protein MVHRFLCGSLLVLLAVSAPHCSAAEPVSTTMPAKIRVATFNVSLYGTKPGEVYERLIDGRDPQAIRLAAIVQTVRPDVLLVNEIDYEPTAATARLLAEEYFAIAKSGRSSIEYPYIYAAPSNTGIDSGLDLNGNATHGEATDAWGYGVYPGQYSMAIFSRFPIDQKNIRSFQHFLWSELPAAKRPCDPETQKPYYEDRVWSKLRLSSKNHLDVPIQIGDATIHLLASHPTPPVFDGAEDRNGCRNHDEIRFWLDYIDNPDAVYLRDDHGNTGGLATDAAFVIVGDLNADPADGDGRQDAICRLLDHVRVQDPQPRSTGAAEQTAKNNANAKHVGDPALDTADFGSSGHFRVDYVLPSSQLNVINAGVFWPRRQDPQRELISASDHRLVWVEVEVP; encoded by the coding sequence TTGGTTCACAGGTTCCTGTGCGGCAGCCTGCTCGTTTTGCTGGCGGTTTCTGCACCCCACTGTTCTGCCGCCGAGCCCGTTTCCACCACGATGCCAGCGAAAATTCGCGTCGCGACATTTAACGTTTCTCTGTATGGCACAAAGCCAGGCGAGGTTTACGAGCGGCTGATCGATGGACGTGATCCCCAAGCAATCAGGCTTGCAGCAATTGTGCAAACGGTGCGCCCCGATGTATTGCTGGTAAACGAAATTGATTACGAGCCCACCGCGGCAACCGCTCGATTGCTGGCCGAAGAATATTTTGCGATCGCCAAATCGGGCCGCAGTTCGATCGAGTATCCCTACATTTACGCAGCACCGAGCAACACCGGGATCGATTCGGGATTGGATTTGAACGGTAACGCCACTCACGGCGAAGCCACCGATGCCTGGGGTTACGGAGTCTATCCTGGGCAATATTCGATGGCGATTTTTAGTCGCTTTCCGATCGACCAAAAAAACATCCGCAGCTTCCAGCATTTCTTGTGGTCCGAATTGCCCGCCGCCAAGCGACCTTGTGATCCCGAAACGCAAAAGCCGTATTACGAGGACCGTGTGTGGTCAAAACTGCGTTTATCGAGCAAAAATCACTTGGATGTGCCGATTCAAATCGGTGATGCCACGATTCATTTGTTGGCAAGCCATCCGACGCCGCCGGTGTTTGATGGTGCCGAGGATCGCAATGGTTGCCGCAATCACGATGAGATCCGATTTTGGCTGGACTATATCGACAACCCGGACGCGGTCTATTTGCGAGACGATCACGGAAATACCGGTGGATTGGCGACCGACGCCGCCTTTGTGATTGTTGGCGATTTGAATGCGGATCCAGCCGACGGTGACGGACGCCAAGACGCGATCTGCCGCTTGCTGGATCATGTTCGAGTGCAAGATCCCCAGCCACGTTCTACGGGGGCTGCGGAGCAAACCGCAAAAAACAACGCCAATGCCAAGCATGTCGGTGATCCGGCGCTGGACACCGCCGACTTTGGCAGCAGCGGTCATTTCCGCGTCGACTATGTATTGCCCAGCAGTCAATTGAACGTGATCAACGCGGGCGTGTTTTGGCCCCGGCGCCAAGATCCGCAGCGTGAACTGATTTCGGCAAGTGACCACCGCTTGGTGTGGGTCGAAGTCGAGGTGCCTTGA
- a CDS encoding glycosyltransferase, whose amino-acid sequence MRKRVLLMISSMRGGGSERQTLLLLRHLDRARFEPHLYVIERAGDLMSEVPRDVPVHSFADVQRPSQVYFPGRILRQQIAHLRELLIKEKIDVVYDRTFAMSLIAAPACQRLGIPRISTIVSPPDRALPLVEKRFVRWKRWRLSSAYRQARTVVAVSRVAARSAEKYYKLFPDSVTVVPNPVDRDDLLLKAAHATPHQSDHVTMVCVGRMTSEKGHADLIHAVAHAEADWPAGVPLLRLVMVGDGPLRSELQQLATAKVKRHRIDFVGVDANSAAHIAAADALVLPSRFEGMPNVVLEAMALGTPVIATRAGGTIELMDQEPTMLMADPGKPLSLASAIRDFVRDREAAKLRANTALRYVRDFHDVNQTTRRIESLFSS is encoded by the coding sequence ATGCGTAAACGTGTCCTGTTGATGATCAGTTCAATGCGTGGGGGTGGCAGCGAACGGCAAACACTGCTGTTGCTGCGGCATTTGGATCGAGCACGATTCGAACCACATCTGTACGTGATCGAGCGAGCGGGCGACTTGATGTCGGAAGTCCCTCGTGATGTTCCAGTGCATTCGTTTGCAGACGTCCAGCGGCCGAGCCAAGTCTATTTCCCCGGTCGTATTTTGCGTCAACAGATCGCTCATCTGCGAGAGCTGTTGATCAAAGAAAAGATCGACGTGGTTTATGATCGCACCTTTGCAATGAGTTTGATCGCGGCACCGGCCTGCCAACGACTGGGGATTCCACGGATCTCGACGATCGTCAGCCCGCCTGATCGTGCGCTGCCATTGGTCGAAAAACGTTTTGTTCGCTGGAAACGATGGCGATTGTCATCTGCCTATCGCCAGGCCCGCACGGTGGTGGCCGTCAGCCGAGTGGCTGCTCGGTCCGCAGAAAAGTATTACAAGCTGTTTCCCGATTCCGTCACGGTGGTGCCCAATCCTGTCGATCGCGATGATCTGCTTTTGAAAGCGGCCCACGCCACACCGCATCAATCAGACCACGTCACGATGGTCTGTGTCGGGCGGATGACCTCGGAAAAGGGGCATGCGGATTTGATTCACGCGGTGGCGCATGCCGAGGCGGATTGGCCCGCGGGGGTTCCGCTGCTGCGGCTCGTGATGGTCGGTGACGGACCGCTGCGATCGGAACTGCAGCAATTGGCGACTGCGAAAGTCAAGCGTCATCGCATCGACTTCGTCGGAGTCGACGCAAATTCGGCTGCTCATATCGCCGCAGCGGATGCGCTCGTGTTGCCGTCGCGATTCGAAGGGATGCCCAACGTGGTTTTAGAAGCGATGGCCCTTGGGACTCCTGTAATCGCCACGCGTGCCGGAGGAACGATCGAGTTGATGGATCAAGAGCCAACGATGTTGATGGCCGATCCCGGTAAACCATTATCGCTAGCCAGTGCCATTCGCGATTTCGTCCGCGATCGTGAAGCGGCGAAGTTGCGAGCCAATACGGCACTGCGGTACGTCCGCGATTTTCATGATGTGAATCAAACGACGCGGCGAATTGAATCCTTGTTTTCGTCGTGA
- a CDS encoding PH domain-containing protein: protein MNESSSAIKTPIRYESAIDLWLLMLLMLSPVVAAVIGVYLILEGRPGDASLLFLVGAATLFVQGIFVVPCRYTILEDAVSIRCGILCYQIPIAEIQTIEKSSSLKSAPALSLRRVRIQTAKRDYLISPKDRDGFIATIKQMAKLE from the coding sequence ATGAACGAATCTTCTTCTGCGATAAAAACGCCAATTCGATACGAGTCGGCGATCGATCTGTGGCTACTGATGCTGCTGATGCTCTCGCCTGTCGTGGCGGCGGTGATTGGCGTTTACTTGATACTAGAAGGACGACCTGGGGACGCGTCGCTGTTATTTCTAGTCGGCGCGGCCACGCTGTTTGTGCAAGGTATTTTTGTCGTCCCGTGTCGTTATACGATTCTCGAAGATGCGGTCTCGATACGATGCGGAATCCTGTGTTACCAGATTCCGATCGCCGAGATTCAAACGATCGAAAAATCGTCGAGTTTGAAAAGTGCTCCGGCGTTATCGCTTCGCCGCGTCCGAATTCAAACGGCAAAGCGTGACTACCTGATCTCGCCCAAAGACCGCGATGGATTCATTGCCACTATCAAGCAAATGGCGAAGTTGGAATGA
- a CDS encoding sporulation protein, with protein sequence MAKCDLSIELAEGANFLYEGGGTVRGKVRVNVDQDVKCSGLIVESVWKTHGRGNVASGTFASTTLFQGEWVAGQVVEYPFELPVGDWPPSYHGHYLNVDHYIDARVKIPWGFDPKASVPILMRPTCGPEAAVTKKPANRSVFAGIFIGVFMLVWCSGFMFFMVQNPFSLICVGIFPLLIAIGYAIKVLLPKYLLGEVVYEVSPTVVAPGDQVTGELVLRPRKNVNINAITLNFEAREVCVSGSGSNKTTHKHVFFERVTELQSATTLAAGQERRFPISVTLPEDAPYTLDLPSNDLIWATTLRIDIPRWPDWSKEIALQVLPSGKPMERPVASMGLPAARDNADGITFAETANHLWSLRDEPEQLATLVDAVTGLSFRIEAFVERRLLYAGDEDPHVFKDGYAVWAHYGDPPLPLVLYVPHQLADDFEQVGRDRWVGQGTIVGWDDRHRRLQIKLDTE encoded by the coding sequence ATGGCGAAATGCGATTTATCGATTGAGTTAGCCGAGGGGGCCAACTTTCTATACGAGGGAGGTGGCACCGTTCGCGGCAAGGTTCGCGTGAACGTCGACCAGGACGTCAAGTGCAGCGGATTGATCGTCGAATCGGTTTGGAAGACGCATGGACGCGGCAACGTGGCCTCGGGGACGTTCGCCAGCACGACGTTGTTCCAAGGTGAATGGGTGGCCGGCCAAGTCGTCGAGTACCCGTTTGAATTGCCTGTGGGCGATTGGCCGCCCAGCTATCACGGGCACTATTTGAACGTCGATCACTACATTGACGCACGGGTGAAAATCCCTTGGGGATTTGATCCGAAAGCCTCAGTGCCGATTCTGATGCGTCCGACCTGTGGACCCGAAGCTGCCGTCACGAAAAAGCCAGCGAACCGATCCGTCTTTGCCGGGATTTTTATCGGCGTGTTCATGTTGGTTTGGTGTTCGGGATTCATGTTCTTCATGGTCCAAAACCCCTTTTCGCTGATTTGCGTCGGTATCTTTCCGCTGCTAATCGCCATCGGCTATGCGATTAAGGTCTTGTTGCCGAAGTATCTATTGGGCGAGGTGGTCTACGAAGTCTCGCCCACCGTGGTGGCGCCTGGGGACCAGGTCACAGGCGAGCTAGTGCTTCGCCCTCGCAAGAACGTCAACATCAATGCGATCACGTTGAATTTCGAGGCTCGTGAGGTTTGCGTCAGTGGCAGCGGCAGCAACAAAACAACGCATAAACACGTTTTCTTTGAACGGGTGACCGAGCTGCAGTCGGCGACGACATTGGCGGCGGGCCAAGAACGTCGCTTTCCCATTTCGGTCACGTTACCCGAGGATGCGCCGTACACGCTCGATTTGCCGAGCAACGATTTGATTTGGGCGACCACGCTTCGCATCGACATCCCGCGTTGGCCCGATTGGTCCAAAGAGATCGCACTGCAAGTGTTGCCATCGGGCAAACCGATGGAACGTCCGGTGGCATCGATGGGGCTGCCGGCCGCACGCGACAATGCCGATGGGATCACCTTTGCCGAGACCGCCAATCATCTGTGGTCGCTGCGGGACGAGCCTGAGCAACTCGCCACACTCGTCGATGCCGTGACAGGGCTTTCGTTTCGGATCGAAGCATTTGTCGAGCGACGGTTGTTGTACGCGGGCGACGAAGACCCGCACGTCTTCAAAGACGGTTACGCCGTGTGGGCTCACTACGGTGACCCACCTTTGCCGTTGGTGTTGTATGTCCCCCATCAATTGGCCGACGATTTCGAACAGGTTGGACGCGATCGCTGGGTCGGCCAAGGGACGATCGTCGGTTGGGACGACCGTCATCGTCGGTTGCAAATCAAACTGGATACCGAATAG
- a CDS encoding DUF1559 domain-containing protein has product MATHAPAASSSRRGFTLVELLVVIAIIGVLVGLLLPAVQAAREAARRIQCKNNVKQIALGMSMFEHTFGHYPYSRTGSLWRILAFVEQRELAETFSAAKHPNFDNPAADEYKWGYNGVITTDWSNKPLLTEAAGTELGVFQCPSRTGSGTLFEDDIVMGVADYTTPRIPSLRPEGHPLYYQSGEPQMQFSTAMTPASGSRNRNPNNKGGKARDITDGMSHTLMYYECIGTPELFVRGRIAATTGGAGLTWAGGGDGVKMRAYKADNMTADTSNSNRGISTSSTPSIPDTPTDCSKTSAWEATIDTCGTYRALNHTNKSQPYSFHSSAVNIGLCDGSSRTITDTIDIGVFLNLMLRNDGQLPGEY; this is encoded by the coding sequence ATGGCTACCCACGCCCCTGCCGCATCGTCGTCGCGTCGCGGATTCACGCTCGTTGAGCTTCTTGTTGTCATTGCCATCATTGGCGTTTTGGTTGGGCTGTTGCTGCCTGCGGTGCAGGCTGCACGCGAAGCCGCGCGTCGAATTCAATGCAAAAACAACGTCAAACAAATTGCGTTGGGGATGTCGATGTTCGAGCATACGTTTGGCCATTACCCTTACTCGCGAACAGGCTCGCTGTGGCGAATCTTGGCGTTTGTCGAACAACGTGAACTGGCGGAAACATTTAGCGCTGCCAAACATCCCAACTTTGATAACCCTGCAGCCGACGAATACAAATGGGGTTACAACGGAGTGATTACAACCGACTGGAGTAACAAGCCATTGCTAACCGAGGCAGCGGGCACGGAACTAGGCGTGTTTCAATGTCCGAGCCGAACCGGTTCGGGAACGCTATTCGAAGACGATATCGTCATGGGCGTCGCCGATTACACAACACCGCGGATCCCCTCGCTTCGCCCCGAAGGCCACCCACTGTATTACCAAAGCGGCGAACCTCAGATGCAATTCAGTACGGCCATGACTCCCGCTTCGGGCTCACGAAACCGCAACCCTAATAACAAAGGCGGCAAAGCACGTGACATCACCGATGGAATGAGCCATACGTTGATGTACTACGAATGCATCGGGACCCCCGAATTATTTGTCCGAGGCCGGATAGCGGCAACGACCGGTGGCGCGGGACTGACGTGGGCAGGCGGTGGCGATGGAGTCAAAATGCGTGCTTACAAAGCAGACAACATGACCGCGGACACGTCGAACTCCAATCGTGGCATCTCGACATCGTCAACTCCGTCGATCCCCGACACCCCAACGGATTGCAGCAAAACCTCTGCTTGGGAAGCGACGATTGATACTTGCGGGACCTACCGTGCGCTCAATCACACCAACAAGAGCCAACCCTACAGCTTCCACTCGAGTGCAGTGAACATCGGACTCTGCGATGGTTCCTCGCGAACGATCACCGACACCATCGACATTGGCGTTTTCCTGAATCTGATGCTCCGCAACGACGGGCAATTGCCAGGCGAATATTGA